A part of Gavia stellata isolate bGavSte3 unplaced genomic scaffold, bGavSte3.hap2 HAP2_SCAFFOLD_34, whole genome shotgun sequence genomic DNA contains:
- the LOC132320908 gene encoding E3 ubiquitin-protein ligase TRIM36-like isoform X2, producing MDRISRSGTYRNFCGVRGRKRNSLTPRSSLFPCPGCQRDTDLGERGINGLFRNFTLETIVERYRQAARAAVAIMCDFCKPPPQEATKSCMDCRASYCNECFKIHHPWGTVKAQHKHVGPTTNFRPKILMCPEHEMERVNMYCEICRRPVCHLCKLGGCHANHRVTTMRTAYKTLKEKLSKDIEYLISKESQVKAHITQLDLLLKETECNSERAKEEASQSFEKLSHVLEEKKSAALRAIETSKNLRLEKLQTQAEEYQGLLENNGLVGYAQEVLKETDPSCFVQTAKQLHDRIQKATESLKSFRPAAETTFEDFVVDIAKQEEILGDLSFHSNGLEIPEINEEQSRMYNKALISWECPGKTDSADIYVLEYRKLNGEEESATWQEIKVCSKSKVISDLDDDSSYAFRVRGYKGSICSPWSREVILRTPPAPVFSFLFDDKCGYNSEHLLLNPGRTSVESRAGFPLLLGSERMQVGCYTTLDYIIGDTGIAKGKHVWAFRVEAYSYLVKVGVVSSNQIQKLFHNTHDVTSPRYEQDSGHDSGSEDAFFDSPQPFTLVTLGMKKFFIPTTPAAPKDPASRILPLPSCLGICLDCDKGKVGFYDAGRMKCLYECEVDCSGIMYPAFALMGGAAVHLEEPVTAKYGEYHDDI from the exons atggacaggattagtagatcaggtacgtatcggaatttttgc ggcgtgagag gcagaaaacgtaattcactgactcctagatcgagtctgtttccttgtccgggttgccagcgggatactgatctcggagaacgtggcatcaatggcttatttcgcaactttactttggaaaccattgtggaaagatacagacaggcagccagggcagccgttgctattatgtgcgatttctgcaaacctccacctcaagaggccacaaagagctgcatggactgcagggcaagctattgcaacgaatgtttcaaaatacaccatccttggggaactgtgaaagcccaacataaacatgtaggaccaaccaccaacttcagacccaag attttgatgtgtccagaacatgaaatggagagggtaaacatgtactgtgaaatctgcagaaggcctgtttgtcatctttgtaaactgggtggatgtcatgcaaaccatagagtaacaaccatgagaactgcctacaaaacccttaag gagaagctttcaaaagatattgagtacctcatcagtaaggagagccaggtgaaagctcacatcacacagctggatctgctgctgaaagaaacagag tgcaacagtgaacgagctaaagaagaagcatctcagagctttgagaaattatctcatgtcctagaagagaagaagtccgcagctcttagggcaattgaaacttctaagaatttaaggctggaaaaattgcaaacgcaagcagaggaatatcaagggctcctggaaaataatggccttgtaggatatgctcaagaggtgcttaaagaaactgatccatcttgttttgttcaaacagcaaaacagcttcatgacag aatccaaaaagctactgaatctctgaagagcttcaggccagcagctgaaactacttttgaagactttgtggtggacatagctaagcaagaagagatccttggtgacttgtccttccattccaatg gtctagaaataccagaaatcaatgaagagcagagcagaatgtacaacaaagctctgatcagctgggaatgccctgggaagacagactcAGCTGATATCTATGTTCTTGAGTATCGTAAGCttaatggagaagaggagagtgcgacgtggcaggagatcaaagtttgcagcaagagcaaagtaatatCTGATCTTGATGATGACAGCTCCTATGCCTTTAGAGTTCGAGGATATAAAGGGTCCATCTGTAGCCCTTGGAGCCGAGAAGTTATTTTGCGtacgcctccagctccag ttttcagttttctttttgatgacaaatgtgggtacaacagtgaacatctcctgctgaacccaggaagaacctctgtggaaagcagggctggatttcctctACTGCTGGGATCTGAGCGCATGCAGGTCGGATGCTACACAACCCTGGATTACATCATTGGCGACACCGGGATTGCCAAAGGGAAGCACGTCTGGGCTTTTCGTGTGGAAGCCTATTCATacctggtgaaagtgggagttgtttctagcaaccagatacagaaattgttccataatacccatgatgtgaccagcccaag gtacgagcaagacagtggtcatgacagtgggagtgaagatgccttctttgactcaccacagcctttcacactggtcactttaggcatgaagaagttctttatccccacaacacctgctgcccccaaggatccagcgagcagaatccttcccctgccatcgtgcttgggcatctgcctcgactgtgacaaaggcaaggtGGGGTTCTACGACGCAGGCCgtatgaaatgcctttatgagtgcgaggtggactgctctggcataatgtacccagcatttgccttaatgggtggtgcagcagttcatcttgaggaacctgtcacagcaaagtacGGGGAGTACCACGACGACATCTAG
- the LOC132320908 gene encoding E3 ubiquitin-protein ligase TRIM36-like isoform X1, which translates to MDRISRSGTYRNFFSYRSVGRKRNSLTPRSSLFPCPGCQRDTDLGERGINGLFRNFTLETIVERYRQAARAAVAIMCDFCKPPPQEATKSCMDCRASYCNECFKIHHPWGTVKAQHKHVGPTTNFRPKILMCPEHEMERVNMYCEICRRPVCHLCKLGGCHANHRVTTMRTAYKTLKEKLSKDIEYLISKESQVKAHITQLDLLLKETECNSERAKEEASQSFEKLSHVLEEKKSAALRAIETSKNLRLEKLQTQAEEYQGLLENNGLVGYAQEVLKETDPSCFVQTAKQLHDRIQKATESLKSFRPAAETTFEDFVVDIAKQEEILGDLSFHSNGLEIPEINEEQSRMYNKALISWECPGKTDSADIYVLEYRKLNGEEESATWQEIKVCSKSKVISDLDDDSSYAFRVRGYKGSICSPWSREVILRTPPAPVFSFLFDDKCGYNSEHLLLNPGRTSVESRAGFPLLLGSERMQVGCYTTLDYIIGDTGIAKGKHVWAFRVEAYSYLVKVGVVSSNQIQKLFHNTHDVTSPRYEQDSGHDSGSEDAFFDSPQPFTLVTLGMKKFFIPTTPAAPKDPASRILPLPSCLGICLDCDKGKVGFYDAGRMKCLYECEVDCSGIMYPAFALMGGAAVHLEEPVTAKYGEYHDDI; encoded by the exons atggacaggattagtagatcaggtacgtatcggaattttt tttcttacaggagtgttg gcagaaaacgtaattcactgactcctagatcgagtctgtttccttgtccgggttgccagcgggatactgatctcggagaacgtggcatcaatggcttatttcgcaactttactttggaaaccattgtggaaagatacagacaggcagccagggcagccgttgctattatgtgcgatttctgcaaacctccacctcaagaggccacaaagagctgcatggactgcagggcaagctattgcaacgaatgtttcaaaatacaccatccttggggaactgtgaaagcccaacataaacatgtaggaccaaccaccaacttcagacccaag attttgatgtgtccagaacatgaaatggagagggtaaacatgtactgtgaaatctgcagaaggcctgtttgtcatctttgtaaactgggtggatgtcatgcaaaccatagagtaacaaccatgagaactgcctacaaaacccttaag gagaagctttcaaaagatattgagtacctcatcagtaaggagagccaggtgaaagctcacatcacacagctggatctgctgctgaaagaaacagag tgcaacagtgaacgagctaaagaagaagcatctcagagctttgagaaattatctcatgtcctagaagagaagaagtccgcagctcttagggcaattgaaacttctaagaatttaaggctggaaaaattgcaaacgcaagcagaggaatatcaagggctcctggaaaataatggccttgtaggatatgctcaagaggtgcttaaagaaactgatccatcttgttttgttcaaacagcaaaacagcttcatgacag aatccaaaaagctactgaatctctgaagagcttcaggccagcagctgaaactacttttgaagactttgtggtggacatagctaagcaagaagagatccttggtgacttgtccttccattccaatg gtctagaaataccagaaatcaatgaagagcagagcagaatgtacaacaaagctctgatcagctgggaatgccctgggaagacagactcAGCTGATATCTATGTTCTTGAGTATCGTAAGCttaatggagaagaggagagtgcgacgtggcaggagatcaaagtttgcagcaagagcaaagtaatatCTGATCTTGATGATGACAGCTCCTATGCCTTTAGAGTTCGAGGATATAAAGGGTCCATCTGTAGCCCTTGGAGCCGAGAAGTTATTTTGCGtacgcctccagctccag ttttcagttttctttttgatgacaaatgtgggtacaacagtgaacatctcctgctgaacccaggaagaacctctgtggaaagcagggctggatttcctctACTGCTGGGATCTGAGCGCATGCAGGTCGGATGCTACACAACCCTGGATTACATCATTGGCGACACCGGGATTGCCAAAGGGAAGCACGTCTGGGCTTTTCGTGTGGAAGCCTATTCATacctggtgaaagtgggagttgtttctagcaaccagatacagaaattgttccataatacccatgatgtgaccagcccaag gtacgagcaagacagtggtcatgacagtgggagtgaagatgccttctttgactcaccacagcctttcacactggtcactttaggcatgaagaagttctttatccccacaacacctgctgcccccaaggatccagcgagcagaatccttcccctgccatcgtgcttgggcatctgcctcgactgtgacaaaggcaaggtGGGGTTCTACGACGCAGGCCgtatgaaatgcctttatgagtgcgaggtggactgctctggcataatgtacccagcatttgccttaatgggtggtgcagcagttcatcttgaggaacctgtcacagcaaagtacGGGGAGTACCACGACGACATCTAG